The proteins below come from a single Miscanthus floridulus cultivar M001 chromosome 1, ASM1932011v1, whole genome shotgun sequence genomic window:
- the LOC136474784 gene encoding uncharacterized protein gives MAFWQARDFLFCGVCGTLLTFDSVRSASCPLCGFKRDAKEIEGKQIQYTMTAEDIRRGLKTPTEDIVVQRPLTNKSCKNCDHPEAEYYSLQMRSADEGETIFYTCTKCGLNFKED, from the exons ATGGCGTTCTGGCAGGCGCGCGATTTTCTCTTCTGCGGCGTATGCGGCACCCTCCTCACCTTCGACTCCGTCCGCTCCGCCTCCTGCCCTCTATGCGGCTTCAAGCGCGATGCCAAAG AGATTGAAGGGAAACAAATACAGTACACGATGACCGCCGAG GACATTCGAAGAGGGTTAAAGACACCAACGGAGGACATTGTTGTGCAAAGACCACTG ACAAATAAATCCTGTAAAAACTGCGACCATCCAGAAGCCGAATATTACAGCTTGCAG ATGCGTTCAGCAGATGAGGGAGAGACGATATTCTACACGTGTACAAAATGCGGCCTTAACTTCAAAGAAGACTGA
- the LOC136449650 gene encoding probable serine/threonine protein kinase IREH1, which translates to MVFKGRFFSSRHKSSESSSSPDGSNSPRTPTSAPASASAASPASSSSSRSDKKKTKSETPKKRDKLFVSAATAPKSAASSASSSPAGDGRKGSVPHHRDAGGGGGGGASAAALSPILASSLGLNRIKTRSGPLPQEGQRMAAALGSSNLSRGQGQAEPWAASAGVGGRKGVSSWADTSSSSRGKGKTTELPTRSAVGTSLGAGGKSSVKAKPSAQRNHSGDLRTPTHIPEAASAYDPCETPKESESPRFKAIMQATSAPRKRHPADIKSFSHELNSKGVRPFPFWKPRGIYNLKEVIKVIQVRFEKAKEEVNSDLAVFAGDLVSVMEKYADSHPEWKETLEDLLILARTCCVMTPGEFWLQCEGIVQDLDDHRQELSMGVLKKLYTRMLFILTRCTRLLQFHKESGFAEDEVVIDQRDKIIQSADRRILTQPGADDTTSRASRSDARKSYSQEQHNLKWKRSQEIKPVKLLPPLDTDVKKEPDSPTKERISSWKPFPSPVTKVPKESTPTKLESPNKKTDAHSTVSSHVELSSPVESLPPQQLPVKHQHKTSWGHWSDQPNISEEGSIMCRICEEYVPTHYVEDHSRVCAIADRCDQKGVSVDERLIRVAEMLEKMVESYSPKDLPNAAVSPDVAKVSSSSINEESDGPSPKLSDWSRRGSADMLDYLQEADNTISLDDIKNLPSMTCKTRFGPKSDHGMATSSAGSMTPRSPLTTPRSNHIDMLLAGKNAINESNDLPQIVELADIARCIANTPLDEESALSQMVTCIEDLQEIVNCRKHEALTVQTFGTRIEKLHREKYLQLCDSVDMDKVDSASTIMDEEDDIVRSLRASPVHPVKDRTSIDDFEIMKPISRGAFGRVFLAKKRTTGDLFAIKVLRKADMIRKNAVESILAERDILITVRNPFVVRFFYSFTSRENLYLVMEYLNGGDLYSLLRNLGCLDENVARVYLAEVVLALEYLHSMHIVHRDLKPDNLLIAHDGHIKLTDFGLSKVGLINSTDDLSGPAVSGASLYGDDEPQMNELEQMDHRARRQNRSAVGTPDYLAPEILLGTGHGCSADWWSVGVILFELIVGIPPFNAEHPQTIFDNILNCKIPWPHVPEEMSFDAQDLIDKLLTEDPHQRLGANGASEVKQHPFFKDISWDTLARQKAAFVPSSDSASDTSYFTSRYSWNPSDENIYEAYEFEDSSDNGSLSGSSSCVSNRQDDMGEDSGGLNEFESSANVNYSFSNFSFKNLSQLASINYDMLTKGLKDDQPPRTET; encoded by the exons ATGGTGTTCAAGGGGCGCTTCTTCTCGTCGCGACACAAGTCGTCGGAGTCCTCTTCCAGTCCAGACGGCAGCAACAGCCCGCGCACGCCTACCTCGGCGCCGGCCTCGGCATCCGCGGCGTCgccggcgtcgtcgtcgtcctctagATCCGACAAGAAGAAGACTAAATCGGAGACCCCCAAGAAGCGCGACAAGCTCTTCGTTTCCGCGGCCACCGCCCCCAAGAGCGCCGCGTCGTCGGCCTCGTCAAGTCCGGCGGGTGATGGGAGGAAGGGGTCCGTGCCGCATCATAGGGATGcgggcggcgggggcgggggtgGTGCGTCGGCGGCCGCGCTTTCGCCGATCCTGGCGTCCTCTCTGGGGCTCAACCGGATCAAGACGAGATCCGGGCCGCTGCCGCAGGAGGGCCAACGCATGGCTGCCGCGCTCGGGAGCAGCAACCTCTCGCGCGGGCAGGGCCAGGCGGAACCGTGGGCTGCCTCAGCCGGCGTCGGCGGGAGAAAGGGCGTCAGCTCCTGGGCGGATACGAGTAGTAGCAGCCGCGGGAAAGGGAAGACGACCGAGTTGCCGACGCGAAGTGCGGTTGGGACGAGCTTGGGAGCAGGAGGGAAGAGCTCTGTGAAAG CTAAACCTAGTGCACAGCGGAACCATTCTGGAGATTTGAGGACACCTACTCACATACCAGAGGCTGCG AGTGCATATGATCCGTGTGAGACACCAAAGGAATCCGAGTCTCCACGCTTTAAAGCCATTATGCAGGCTACTAGTGCACCGAGGAAGAGACACCCTGCAGATATAAAAAGTTTTTCACATGAGCTGAACTCTAAAGGGGTGCGCCCATTTCCTTTTTGGAAACCTCGGGGCATTTACAACTTAAAG GAGGTAATAAAAGTTATCCAGGTGAGATttgagaaggcaaaggaggaggtAAATTCAGATTTGGCAGTTTTCGCAGGAGACTTGGTTAGCGTAATGGAAAAGTATGCAGACTCTCATCCTGAGTGGAAAGAAACCTTGGAGGACTTGCTAATACTTGCACGTACCTGCTGTGTCATGACACCTGGGGAATTCTGGCTTCAGTGTGAAGGTATAGTGCAAGATTTGGATGACCATCGTCAGGAGCTCTCAATGGGTGTGCTGAAGAAACTATACACCCGGATGCTTTTTATCCTTACAAGATGCACAAGGCTGCTCCAGTTCCACAAAGAAAGTGGTTTTGCTGAGGATGAAGTTGTTATCGATCAGCGTGATAAGATTATACAGTCTGCAGATAGGCGGATTTTAACTCAACCAGGTGCGGATGACACAACATCCAGAGCCAGTAGAAGTGATGCAAGAAAATCATACAGTCAGGAGCAGCATAATTTGAAATGGAAGCGCAGCCAGGAGATAAAGCCTGTTAAGCTTCTTCCACCACTTGACACAGATGTTAAGAAAGAGCCTGATTCTCCAACCAAAGAACGGATATCTTCCTGGAAACCTTTTCCATCGCCTGTTACAAAGGTCCCAAAAGAATCTACCCCTACTAAATTGGAATCACCTAATAAGAAAACAGATGCACACTCTACAGTTAGTAGCCATGTTGAATTAAGCAGTCCAGTTGAATCTTTACCACCACAACAGCTTCCTGTCAAGCATCAACATAAAACTTCATGGGGACACTGGTCTGACCAGCCAAATATTTCTGAAGAGGGTTCAATAATGTGCCGCATATGTGAAGAATATGTTCCGACACATTATGTAGAAGACCATTCAAGGGTCTGTGCAATTGCTGACAGGTGCGATCAAAaaggtgttagtgttgatgaacGCTTAATCAGAGTTGCGGAAATGCTAGAAAAGATGGTAGAATCTTATTCACCGAAAGACCTGCCAAATGCTGCAGTCAGCCCAGATGTTGCAAAAGTTTCAAGTTCAAGCATCAATGAAGAATCTGATGGTCCCTCTCCTAAACTGTCTGATTGGTCTAGAAGAGGATCTGCCGATATGCTGGACTATCTCCAAGAGGCTGATAACACTATTTCATTGGATGACATTAAAAATCTTCCTTCAATGACATGTAAGACTCGTTTTGGACCAAAATCTGATCATGGAATGGCCACATCATCTGCGGGAAGTATGACTCCTAGGTCTCCATTAACAACTCCAAGATCAAATCATATAGACATGCTTTTAGCCGGTAAAAATGCAATTAATGAGAGTAATGATCTTCCGCAG ATTGTTGAACTTGCTGATATTGCACGATGCATAGCGAATACTCCTCTGGATGAAGAAAGTGCATTATCCCAAATGGTTACCTGCATAGAAGATCTTCAAGAAATTGTTAACTGCAGGAAGCATGAGGCTCTCACAGTGCAGACATTTGGAACACGTATAGAAAAACTACACAG GGAGAAGTATCTGCAGCTCTGTGACTCAGTCGATATGGACAAGGTTGATTCAGCAAGCACCATAATGGATGAAGAAGACGACATTGTTCGTAGCTTGCGCGCAAGTCCTGTCCATCCAGTGAAGGATCGCACTTCAATTGATGACTTTGAAATCATGAAACCTATTAGCCGTGGAGCATTTGGACGTGTTTTCTTGGCCAAGAAAAGAACTACAGGAGACCTTTTTGCTATAAAG GTTCTTAGGAAGGCAGATATGATTCGGAAAAATGCTGTTGAGAGTATATTGGCTGAACGTGATATCTTGATTACAGTCAGGAACCCTTTTGTG GTACGGTTTTTCTATTCGTTTACCTCACGGGAGAATTTGTATCTGGTCATGGAGTACCTGAATGGAGGGGACCTTTACTCATTACTGAGGAATTTAGGGTGCCTGGATGAAAATGTTGCTCGTGTATATCTTGCGGAAGTT GTACTAGCTTTGGAATATTTGCACTCTATGCACATAGTCCATAGAGATCTAAAGCCTGACAATTTGTTGATAGCCCATGATGGACATATTAAG TTGACAGATTTTGGATTGTCCAAGGTTGGTTTGATCAACAGCACAGATGATCTGTCTGGTCCTGCTGTTAGTGGGGCTTCACTGTATGGAGATGATGAGCCTCAGATGAATGAACTTGAGCAAATGGATCACCGAGCACGGAGACAAAATCGTTCTGCTGTTGGAACTCCTGATTATTTAGCACCAGAAATCCTTTTGGGGACAGGACATG GTTGCAGTGCAGATTGGTGGTCTGTTGGTGTCATTCTGTTTGAGCTCATTGTTGGCATACCTCCGTTCAATGCAGAACACCCCCAG ACAATTTTTGACAATATTCTGAATTGCAAAATACCTTGGCCGCATGTTCCAGAAGAGATGAGTTTTGATGCACAAGATTTAATTGACAA ATTATTGACAGAAGATCCTCATCAACGACTAGGAGCAAATGGTGCCTCAGAG GTTAAACAACATCCGTTTTTCAAAGACATTAGCTGGGATACCCTTGCTAGGCAGAAG GCTGCCTTTGTTCCCTCCTCAGATAGTGCATCTGATACTAGCTACTTCACCAGTCGCTATTCTTGGAATCCATCTGATGAAAACATATATGAAGCATACGAGTTTGAGGATTCCAGTGATAATGGAAGCCTTAGTGGAAGCAGTAGTTGTGTGAGCAACCGCCAAGATGACATG GGGGAGGACAGCGGTGGCCTTAATGAGTTTGAATCTAGTGCAAATGTCAATTATTCTTTCAGCAACTTCTCGTTCAAG AATCTATCACAACTTGCTTCCATCAACTACGATATGCTCACCAAAGGATTGAAGGATGATCAACCGCCAAGAACAGAAACGTAG